A region from the Sutcliffiella horikoshii genome encodes:
- the alr gene encoding alanine racemase — translation MSSFHRDTWVEVDLDCIYENVQAIQEHVTKDVTVIAVVKANAYGHGDVQVANVALEAGAKYLAVSFLDEAMSLRQQGITAPILVLGASRVSDLPLAAKENITLTVFQKEWVEEATSAYQGTKSVKLHLKLDTGMGRIGARTQEEVAQILERIDKAANLQIEGIYTHFATADELQTDYVEHQFERFHALLDQITNQYSIPMIHCGNSATTLRFPKRIFNAVRVGIAMYGLTPSPEMEPELPFPLKEAFSLHTKLVHVKKLSIGESVSYGATYTTKEEEWIGTVPVGYADGWIRKLQGMNILVDGKLAPIVGRICMDQFMIKLPHELPIGTKVTLIGEQDGKKISSNDVAAKLDTINYEVPCMISYRVPRMFLRNGSIMEVRNYLQDKPLE, via the coding sequence ATGTCGAGCTTTCATCGGGATACTTGGGTTGAGGTAGATTTGGATTGTATTTATGAGAATGTGCAGGCGATACAGGAGCATGTGACAAAGGATGTCACGGTAATTGCGGTCGTTAAGGCGAATGCTTATGGGCATGGAGATGTGCAAGTGGCAAACGTGGCGTTGGAAGCTGGTGCGAAGTATCTTGCTGTTTCTTTTTTGGATGAGGCGATGTCTTTAAGGCAGCAAGGAATAACGGCACCGATCCTTGTGCTTGGTGCTTCAAGGGTTTCAGACCTGCCGCTTGCTGCGAAAGAGAATATCACACTCACCGTTTTTCAAAAAGAATGGGTGGAAGAAGCGACTTCTGCATATCAGGGCACGAAATCGGTTAAACTGCACCTGAAGCTTGATACTGGGATGGGAAGAATCGGGGCGCGAACACAAGAAGAAGTCGCCCAAATACTAGAGAGGATTGACAAAGCCGCTAACCTGCAAATTGAAGGGATTTACACCCACTTTGCTACCGCAGATGAGTTGCAAACGGATTATGTGGAACATCAGTTTGAAAGGTTTCACGCATTGTTAGATCAAATCACAAATCAATACAGCATCCCAATGATTCATTGCGGAAACAGTGCCACAACGCTAAGGTTTCCAAAAAGGATCTTCAATGCGGTGCGTGTTGGGATAGCGATGTATGGATTAACGCCATCACCGGAAATGGAACCAGAACTGCCTTTTCCGCTAAAAGAGGCCTTTTCCCTTCATACCAAACTTGTACATGTAAAAAAACTATCCATTGGAGAAAGCGTCAGTTATGGGGCTACCTACACCACGAAAGAAGAAGAGTGGATCGGAACGGTGCCGGTTGGCTATGCGGATGGATGGATTAGAAAATTGCAAGGAATGAACATTCTTGTAGATGGGAAACTCGCACCAATTGTTGGAAGAATATGCATGGACCAGTTTATGATTAAATTGCCCCATGAACTTCCAATTGGAACCAAGGTTACGCTTATAGGAGAACAGGACGGCAAAAAGATCAGCTCGAACGATGTGGCTGCCAAGCTTGACACCATTAACTACGAGGTGCCGTGTATGATCAGCTACCGTGTGCCCCGCATGTTTTTGCGTAATGGGAGTATAATGGAAGTGAGAAACTATTTGCAAGACAAACCATTAGAATAG
- a CDS encoding Tex family protein: MEWNDKNEQLVNLLVKDVEVTKGQAKKVIALLEEGNTVPFIARYRKEQTGSLDEVQIRAVMEKWQYIQNLENRKEEVTRLIEEQGKLTPELKASILKSTKLQQVEDLYRPYKQKRRTKATVAKEKGLEPYAEWLLTFPSSPSLEEKAADFLSEEKEVATVEEVLEGAKDILAETFSDEPTYRQYIRDVTYKQGKVVSAVKKAEKDEKEVFAMYYEYEEAISRILPHRILAVNRGEKEEVLRISIAAPTERIVEYLNRQVIKRESSIATPLIKEAIEDGYKRLIEPAIEREIRKELTEKAEEQAIHIFSENLRNLLLQPPLKGRVVLGVDPAYRTGCKLAVVDETGKVLHISVIYPHTSGEKKREESIKKLLDVLSTFEIEVVAIGNGTASRETEQLLADVIQQSGKSISYLIVNEAGASVYSASDLAREEFPDLQVEERSAVSIARRLQDPLAELVKIDPKSVGVGQYQHDVAQKRLAESLNFVVETVVNQVGVNVNTASSSLLQYVAGLSKTVATNIVKKREEEGKFASRSDLKGIPRLGAKTYEQCIGFLRIIDGKQPLDRTGIHPETYADVKKLLKQLGTSEKDIGTEKLQQALKDVDVAKFAEDLNIGPITLQDIIDSLIRPERDPRDDMPTPLLKQDVLKMEDLQKGMELEGTVRNVVDFGAFVDIGVKQDGLVHISKLSNRFVKHPLDVVSVGDIVTVWVDGVEVNKGRVSLTMLQPEKQEV; the protein is encoded by the coding sequence TTGGAATGGAACGATAAAAACGAGCAATTGGTCAACCTATTAGTGAAAGACGTAGAAGTGACAAAAGGACAAGCCAAAAAAGTAATAGCACTTTTAGAAGAAGGCAACACCGTTCCTTTTATCGCCAGATACCGTAAAGAACAAACAGGTTCTCTGGACGAAGTGCAAATCAGAGCTGTCATGGAAAAATGGCAATACATACAAAACCTTGAAAATAGAAAAGAAGAAGTTACCCGCCTGATCGAGGAACAAGGGAAACTTACACCAGAACTGAAAGCTAGCATTTTAAAATCAACCAAACTACAACAGGTGGAAGATCTCTACCGTCCATACAAACAAAAACGACGCACAAAAGCGACAGTTGCAAAAGAAAAGGGATTGGAGCCTTATGCCGAGTGGCTGCTCACGTTCCCGTCCTCTCCTTCACTCGAAGAAAAAGCTGCTGATTTTCTCTCTGAGGAAAAAGAAGTGGCAACCGTTGAAGAGGTGTTAGAAGGAGCAAAGGATATTCTTGCGGAAACCTTTTCGGATGAACCAACCTATCGCCAATATATCCGTGACGTTACTTATAAACAAGGCAAGGTCGTATCGGCCGTTAAGAAAGCGGAAAAAGACGAAAAAGAAGTCTTTGCTATGTATTACGAGTATGAAGAAGCGATCTCAAGAATCCTTCCGCATAGAATCTTGGCAGTGAACCGTGGAGAAAAAGAAGAAGTCTTACGAATCTCCATTGCTGCTCCAACAGAAAGAATCGTGGAATACCTGAATCGCCAAGTGATTAAACGAGAATCTTCCATTGCTACACCTCTTATAAAAGAAGCGATTGAGGACGGCTATAAGAGATTGATTGAGCCGGCGATTGAGCGTGAAATCAGAAAAGAGCTGACAGAAAAAGCGGAAGAACAAGCGATCCATATTTTCTCGGAGAACTTAAGGAACCTCTTGCTTCAACCACCTCTTAAAGGACGAGTGGTATTAGGGGTCGACCCTGCTTATCGAACAGGTTGCAAACTTGCGGTTGTCGACGAAACAGGCAAAGTTCTTCACATAAGTGTTATCTATCCGCATACATCTGGGGAGAAGAAACGAGAAGAGTCCATTAAAAAGCTATTGGACGTCCTATCCACATTCGAAATTGAGGTAGTGGCTATAGGAAATGGGACGGCATCAAGGGAGACGGAGCAACTACTTGCAGATGTCATCCAACAAAGCGGAAAGAGTATCTCTTACTTGATCGTCAATGAAGCTGGGGCGAGTGTGTATTCCGCATCTGACTTGGCAAGAGAAGAATTCCCGGATCTTCAAGTTGAAGAAAGAAGTGCTGTCTCCATTGCCCGCAGACTGCAAGACCCGTTGGCGGAGCTTGTGAAAATTGACCCAAAATCGGTTGGAGTCGGTCAGTACCAACATGACGTGGCACAAAAGCGCTTAGCGGAATCCTTGAATTTCGTTGTAGAAACCGTCGTAAACCAAGTCGGCGTGAACGTGAACACCGCGTCCTCTTCTTTATTGCAATATGTAGCAGGACTATCAAAGACCGTTGCTACTAATATCGTGAAGAAGCGGGAAGAAGAAGGGAAGTTCGCTAGCAGGTCTGACCTGAAAGGCATTCCAAGGCTGGGGGCAAAAACCTATGAACAATGTATCGGCTTCTTAAGAATTATAGATGGAAAACAACCATTAGATAGAACGGGCATCCACCCGGAAACTTACGCGGATGTTAAGAAGTTATTGAAGCAACTTGGCACGTCTGAAAAAGACATCGGAACGGAAAAGCTGCAGCAGGCTTTGAAAGATGTAGATGTTGCAAAGTTTGCCGAGGATTTAAACATCGGTCCTATTACACTACAGGACATCATCGATTCTCTCATCAGACCGGAAAGAGACCCTCGTGATGATATGCCAACCCCACTCCTTAAGCAGGATGTATTAAAAATGGAAGATCTGCAAAAAGGAATGGAACTAGAAGGTACAGTCAGAAACGTTGTAGACTTCGGAGCGTTTGTTGATATCGGCGTGAAGCAGGACGGCCTTGTTCATATCTCTAAACTCAGCAATCGTTTTGTGAAACACCCGCTTGACGTTGTCTCTGTCGGGGATATTGTCACAGTCTGGGTTGACGGAGTGGAAGTAAACAAAGGGCGAGTATCCCTAACGATGCTGCAACCGGAAAAGCAAGAAGTATAA
- the rsbW gene encoding anti-sigma B factor RsbW, which produces MNRAYDYIEMSFPAKAEYVGVIRLTLSGIANRMGFSYDEIEDIKIALSEACTNAVEHAYKQDEKGNIRIGFGIYKDRLELVVADNGQSFDFDKVREELGPYTESQPVETLPEGGLGLFLIQTLMDDVKVHSNQGVTVFMTKYVQGEQVERDAESISVQ; this is translated from the coding sequence ATGAACCGGGCTTATGACTATATAGAAATGTCTTTTCCGGCGAAAGCAGAGTATGTAGGAGTTATCCGACTTACTTTGTCCGGAATTGCAAATCGTATGGGCTTTTCATACGATGAAATTGAAGATATCAAAATCGCATTAAGTGAAGCTTGTACCAATGCGGTCGAGCACGCTTATAAGCAAGATGAAAAAGGTAATATTCGAATCGGATTCGGTATTTACAAAGACCGACTCGAGTTAGTTGTAGCTGACAATGGACAAAGCTTTGATTTCGACAAAGTAAGGGAAGAATTAGGTCCATACACCGAGTCGCAACCAGTAGAAACTTTGCCAGAAGGAGGGTTAGGATTATTCTTAATCCAAACGCTGATGGATGATGTGAAGGTGCACAGCAATCAAGGCGTTACTGTCTTCATGACAAAGTATGTACAAGGAGAGCAGGTGGAAAGGGATGCGGAATCAATCTCCGTCCAGTAA
- a CDS encoding STAS domain-containing protein, producing MNMDIQIKEDLNQTLVVLEGEIDAYTAPKVKEKVAPLLEGFTGELVFDLSSVNYMDSTGLGMFVGFFKTVKANNGVFRLVGLSDRLKRLFDITGLAGIMEIK from the coding sequence ATGAATATGGACATTCAGATAAAAGAAGATTTAAATCAGACGCTTGTCGTCCTAGAAGGGGAAATAGATGCCTATACCGCACCAAAGGTAAAGGAAAAGGTTGCCCCTCTATTAGAAGGCTTTACTGGAGAGCTAGTATTTGATTTATCTAGTGTTAATTATATGGACAGCACAGGCTTAGGGATGTTTGTAGGTTTCTTTAAAACCGTAAAGGCAAACAACGGTGTCTTTCGTCTGGTAGGGTTATCGGATCGTTTAAAGAGATTGTTTGATATTACAGGTTTAGCGGGAATCATGGAAATAAAATAG
- a CDS encoding CopG family ribbon-helix-helix protein has translation MSESSATTEILIRLPQNLVSELDGLVKQENGNRNELIFQATKMYLRERKKRQIRESMRRGYMEMSKINLNIASEAFLAEYEAEHTVERLVSGG, from the coding sequence GTGTCTGAATCCAGCGCAACAACTGAAATCTTGATTCGATTACCTCAAAACTTAGTGTCGGAATTAGATGGTTTGGTAAAACAAGAAAACGGCAATCGAAACGAATTAATCTTTCAAGCAACAAAGATGTATCTTCGCGAGCGCAAAAAGCGTCAGATTCGCGAGTCCATGAGACGTGGCTACATGGAAATGTCTAAAATCAATCTAAACATTGCATCTGAAGCTTTTTTGGCTGAATATGAGGCGGAGCATACGGTTGAACGCTTAGTAAGCGGGGGGTAA
- a CDS encoding LolA family protein, with protein sequence MRKAWLLVVVGLVSILVLAGCGTKSKEDVTASLGAKVEEMKGYESNAKMTLQTGAEPQVYEVQIGHNKPNFYKVNLKNAEKDQSQIIIRNDEGVFVLTPALNKSFRFHSEWPQNSSQAYLFESLVNDIKNDPEATFTATEEHYVFETKTNYQNNKLLPTQEITLSKKDLSPVSVKVMDPDKKPLVLVEFSDFKFDASFDADAFDVKKNMTGARASLELPASGPVTEESDEFSAMTPLDTPAGTDLKEETVVETANGKRVVMTYEGTKTFTLIQEKARNSEVPTSQLVNGNPADLGFTVGAMTENSLTWTYQGVDFTLASKDLTQEEMLMVARSVQGAAIK encoded by the coding sequence TTGAGAAAAGCATGGCTATTGGTAGTGGTTGGCCTTGTGAGTATCCTTGTTCTCGCAGGGTGCGGTACGAAATCGAAAGAAGATGTAACAGCTTCTCTTGGTGCGAAAGTAGAAGAGATGAAGGGGTATGAATCGAATGCAAAAATGACCCTTCAAACTGGCGCGGAGCCACAAGTGTACGAGGTGCAAATCGGGCATAACAAACCGAACTTTTACAAAGTGAATTTGAAAAATGCGGAAAAGGATCAAAGCCAGATCATCATCCGCAATGACGAAGGTGTATTTGTCTTAACGCCGGCGCTGAACAAGAGCTTCCGCTTCCACAGCGAATGGCCGCAAAACAGCAGCCAAGCCTATCTGTTCGAATCGCTTGTGAATGATATCAAAAATGATCCGGAAGCAACATTCACCGCTACAGAAGAACATTATGTATTTGAAACGAAAACAAACTATCAAAATAATAAGCTTCTTCCGACTCAGGAAATTACTCTGAGCAAGAAAGACTTGTCACCTGTTTCTGTGAAGGTAATGGACCCGGATAAAAAGCCATTGGTGCTAGTGGAGTTTTCTGACTTCAAATTTGATGCAAGCTTTGACGCTGATGCTTTTGATGTGAAAAAGAACATGACTGGTGCCCGTGCGAGCCTGGAGTTGCCTGCATCTGGACCTGTTACAGAAGAGTCTGATGAGTTTTCGGCTATGACACCGCTTGATACGCCTGCCGGTACGGATCTTAAAGAAGAAACCGTCGTGGAAACAGCGAACGGAAAACGTGTCGTCATGACGTATGAAGGCACGAAGACCTTTACGTTGATCCAAGAGAAGGCGCGTAACTCGGAGGTTCCGACATCCCAGCTTGTCAATGGTAACCCGGCAGACCTTGGCTTCACAGTCGGTGCCATGACAGAAAACAGCCTAACATGGACCTACCAAGGCGTAGACTTCACCCTAGCATCCAAAGACCTCACCCAAGAAGAAATGCTCATGGTCGCACGCTCCGTCCAAGGCGCAGCCATCAAATAG
- a CDS encoding PP2C family protein-serine/threonine phosphatase: MNYDKLESEYKEILSAYLNRQSEEALYKGQEFSRRILGEKVSPEEIISVHKAMLQDLSPEIPDNILHSLDFLLEVMIGYGIAYREHQSLRHRQQEIQTEIEIAANVQQTLLETKIPETDSVEIGAISVAAKHMSGDYYHFVHNEKDSFSVAIADVIGKGIPAAMCMSMIKYAMDSLPDTRVAPSYVLGNLNRVVEQNVDASMFITMFYGMYDLHKHLFSFSSAGHEPPLYFDAKKNEFYELDARGLVLGIDRLATYQQYEKQIEVDDMVILFSDGVTECRTEEGFIEVDKIIDLIRSYIHLPPQAIVELVYRDLEKIQDFQLRDDFTLIILKRKV; encoded by the coding sequence ATGAATTACGATAAATTAGAATCAGAATATAAAGAAATACTCTCTGCCTACCTGAACCGCCAGTCGGAGGAAGCTCTGTATAAAGGGCAGGAATTCAGTCGCAGAATACTTGGGGAAAAAGTTTCTCCAGAAGAAATTATCAGTGTGCATAAAGCGATGCTGCAAGATCTTTCTCCTGAGATACCGGATAATATTCTGCATTCTTTGGATTTTCTACTTGAAGTGATGATAGGATATGGGATTGCCTATAGGGAGCACCAAAGTCTTCGCCACAGACAACAGGAGATTCAAACGGAGATTGAAATTGCAGCAAATGTCCAGCAGACGCTACTTGAGACGAAAATTCCTGAAACGGATTCAGTGGAGATCGGTGCGATAAGTGTTGCTGCTAAACATATGAGCGGAGACTATTACCATTTTGTCCATAACGAAAAAGATTCGTTTAGTGTCGCTATTGCGGATGTCATCGGGAAAGGAATCCCGGCTGCAATGTGTATGAGCATGATCAAATATGCGATGGATAGTTTACCAGATACCAGGGTTGCTCCAAGCTATGTACTTGGCAATTTAAATAGAGTAGTGGAGCAGAATGTCGATGCGAGCATGTTCATCACGATGTTCTATGGTATGTATGACCTTCACAAACACCTCTTCTCATTCTCTTCTGCGGGGCATGAACCACCGTTGTATTTTGATGCGAAGAAAAATGAATTCTATGAGCTCGATGCCAGAGGGCTTGTCCTTGGTATCGACAGACTTGCAACTTATCAACAGTATGAAAAGCAAATAGAAGTAGATGATATGGTTATCCTTTTCTCTGATGGAGTGACAGAGTGCCGTACGGAGGAAGGATTTATCGAGGTTGATAAAATAATAGATTTAATTAGGTCATATATTCATTTACCCCCTCAAGCTATTGTGGAGCTGGTGTACAGAGACCTTGAGAAAATCCAGGACTTTCAGCTCAGAGATGACTTTACCTTAATTATTTTAAAAAGAAAGGTTTAA
- the sigB gene encoding RNA polymerase sigma factor SigB: MRNQSPSSKLDVNMLLERYQQDGCEVSQLQLVEHYTALVESIARKYSRGKAFHEDLSQVGMIGLLGAMKRFDASFGRSFEAFAVPTIIGEIKRFLRDKTWSVHVPRRIKEIGPKIKSAVEELTNELQRSPKVFEIADYLEVTEEEVLEAMEMSQNYQALSVDNAIEADSDGSTVTILDIVGNQDAGFDQVDQQLLLQKIFHVLSEREKQIIECTFFKNMSQKETGEKLGISQMHVSRLQRKALTKLKQAFMEDNANTEIFS; encoded by the coding sequence ATGCGGAATCAATCTCCGTCCAGTAAGCTGGATGTTAATATGCTATTAGAGCGGTACCAACAAGATGGTTGTGAAGTATCGCAGTTGCAATTAGTAGAGCATTATACTGCACTTGTTGAATCCATCGCTCGAAAATATTCAAGAGGCAAAGCCTTTCATGAAGACCTTTCCCAAGTAGGGATGATCGGATTGCTCGGTGCCATGAAGCGTTTCGATGCAAGTTTTGGCCGAAGTTTTGAAGCATTTGCCGTTCCGACGATTATCGGAGAAATTAAACGTTTCCTTCGCGATAAAACTTGGAGTGTCCATGTTCCGCGCAGGATCAAGGAAATTGGACCGAAGATAAAGTCAGCTGTCGAAGAACTGACAAATGAACTTCAACGTTCACCAAAAGTATTTGAAATCGCTGATTACTTGGAAGTTACCGAAGAAGAAGTGTTGGAAGCGATGGAGATGAGCCAGAATTATCAAGCTCTATCCGTCGATAATGCCATAGAGGCTGATTCTGATGGAAGCACGGTAACCATTCTCGACATCGTAGGGAACCAGGATGCCGGGTTTGATCAGGTGGATCAGCAGCTTCTATTACAAAAGATTTTCCATGTGCTTTCAGAAAGAGAGAAACAGATTATCGAATGCACATTTTTCAAGAATATGAGTCAAAAAGAAACAGGGGAAAAGTTGGGTATTTCGCAGATGCATGTATCAAGACTGCAACGCAAAGCGCTGACCAAGCTGAAACAAGCATTCATGGAAGATAATGCAAACACGGAGATTTTTTCATGA
- a CDS encoding STAS domain-containing protein: MRIPILKLHNCLLISIQWELDDQTALQFQEDLLNRIHETGANGVVIDLTSVDMIDSFIAKVLGDVISMSKLMGAQVVLTGIQPAVAITLVELGIQLDEVFTALDLEKGLEKLQQELGE; the protein is encoded by the coding sequence GTGAGAATACCTATATTAAAGCTTCACAATTGCCTATTAATTTCGATTCAATGGGAACTAGACGATCAAACTGCGTTGCAATTTCAAGAGGATCTTCTAAATAGAATACATGAAACAGGAGCAAATGGAGTGGTCATAGATTTGACCTCCGTTGATATGATTGATTCATTTATTGCAAAAGTGCTTGGGGATGTGATCAGCATGTCGAAACTTATGGGAGCGCAAGTCGTTCTGACAGGGATTCAACCTGCTGTAGCCATCACTTTAGTGGAACTCGGAATCCAATTGGATGAAGTGTTCACAGCACTAGATTTAGAAAAGGGTCTAGAGAAATTACAACAGGAATTGGGGGAGTAA
- a CDS encoding anti-sigma regulatory factor, whose protein sequence is MTVQSCVKIRNEWDIVAARQMGRNVAKDLGFGTVDQARITTAISELARNIYLYAGTGQICIEEMDEYGKRGLKVVATDDGPGIPDIRQVMEDGFSTSGGLGAGLPGVKRLMDSFQIDSSSGEGTTIHAVKWVR, encoded by the coding sequence ATGACTGTCCAATCCTGTGTAAAAATAAGAAACGAATGGGACATCGTAGCTGCCCGACAAATGGGTAGAAATGTTGCCAAAGATCTAGGTTTCGGCACAGTAGACCAAGCGAGGATAACTACCGCAATTTCGGAGTTGGCTCGGAATATTTATTTGTATGCAGGTACAGGTCAAATTTGTATAGAAGAAATGGATGAGTACGGAAAAAGAGGACTGAAAGTGGTTGCCACAGATGATGGTCCTGGAATTCCTGACATCCGACAGGTGATGGAAGATGGTTTTTCCACATCAGGAGGCCTTGGAGCCGGATTGCCTGGAGTAAAGAGGCTAATGGATTCGTTTCAGATAGATTCTTCTTCTGGGGAAGGAACGACAATCCATGCCGTAAAGTGGGTTCGCTAG
- the cmpA gene encoding cortex morphogenetic protein CmpA gives MPSWFRKQMQRAYLEKDRYQIKMLNQCWFFYHKKNS, from the coding sequence ATGCCGTCTTGGTTTAGGAAGCAGATGCAACGCGCATACCTGGAGAAGGATCGATATCAGATAAAAATGTTGAATCAGTGCTGGTTTTTCTATCATAAAAAGAATAGTTGA
- the ndoA gene encoding type II toxin-antitoxin system endoribonuclease NdoA: MIVKRGDVYFADLSPVVGSEQGGVRPVLVIQNDIGNRFSPTVIVAAITAQIQKAKLPTHVEIDAKRYGFERDSVILLEQIRTIDKQRLTDKITHLDEEMMDKVDEALQISLGLIDF; the protein is encoded by the coding sequence TTGATTGTCAAACGCGGTGACGTTTATTTTGCTGATTTATCCCCGGTTGTTGGGTCTGAGCAAGGAGGCGTTCGACCAGTACTTGTCATCCAAAATGATATCGGAAATCGTTTTAGCCCGACCGTTATAGTAGCTGCCATTACTGCTCAAATCCAAAAAGCCAAACTCCCAACACATGTAGAGATCGATGCGAAGCGTTATGGTTTTGAACGTGACTCTGTTATCCTGCTCGAACAAATTCGAACAATTGATAAACAAAGATTAACGGACAAAATTACTCATCTTGACGAAGAGATGATGGACAAAGTGGATGAGGCGCTTCAAATAAGCTTAGGACTTATTGACTTTTAA
- a CDS encoding RsbT co-antagonist protein RsbRA: MNQNIITYIDDNRETIFNQWIEGMDEIGEKKELKAISEKVYLSTSREYINLLLSNISKDMDNLSVVLTDFAEKIVRFGWPLIYVTEGLSLFGKIVFEGMTKDETDDSQKVTLMYDFDQWLRPVYNEIVKTYTGSWEHTVSMQKIALQELAAPLIPVFDKISVMPLVGTIDTERARQIMENLLQGVVKHRAEVVLIDITGVPVVDTMVAHHIIQAAEAVRLVGAKCLLVGIRPEIAQTIVNLGINLDQIITKNSLKKGIETALEMTNRKIVTAGDPE, encoded by the coding sequence ATGAATCAAAACATAATCACGTATATTGATGATAACCGAGAGACTATTTTTAACCAATGGATCGAAGGCATGGATGAAATCGGCGAAAAGAAAGAATTGAAAGCCATCTCCGAAAAGGTGTACCTTAGCACAAGCAGAGAATACATCAATTTATTATTGAGCAACATTAGTAAAGATATGGACAACCTTTCTGTGGTATTAACCGATTTTGCCGAGAAAATTGTTCGATTCGGTTGGCCTCTCATTTATGTGACAGAAGGTCTTTCATTATTCGGGAAGATTGTATTTGAGGGAATGACGAAAGATGAAACGGACGATAGCCAAAAAGTCACCCTGATGTATGATTTTGATCAATGGCTCCGACCGGTCTATAACGAGATTGTAAAAACGTATACAGGTTCATGGGAACATACAGTGTCTATGCAGAAAATCGCATTACAAGAATTGGCTGCTCCACTTATCCCGGTATTTGATAAAATCTCTGTCATGCCGCTTGTGGGTACAATCGATACGGAACGCGCAAGACAAATCATGGAAAACCTCCTTCAAGGTGTAGTGAAACACCGTGCAGAAGTGGTCTTAATAGATATCACGGGTGTACCGGTTGTCGATACGATGGTAGCGCACCATATTATTCAGGCTGCTGAAGCGGTAAGACTTGTGGGTGCAAAATGCTTATTGGTTGGAATTCGTCCTGAAATCGCACAGACTATCGTCAACTTGGGTATTAACCTAGATCAGATTATTACGAAGAACTCCCTGAAAAAAGGGATTGAGACAGCGCTTGAAATGACAAACAGAAAAATTGTGACTGCGGGGGATCCAGAGTGA
- a CDS encoding SprT family protein has protein sequence MEDKDLQKLIEEISLKHFNRPFLHKASFNHRLKTTGGRYLTSTSNIEINKKYYDALGMDELVGIIKHELCHYHLHIQGKGYKHRDADFRILLKKVGAPRFCTPIHTPTTKPKTFRVYECVDCHLQYKRVRRVNTNKYRCGKCRGKLREVEKHVDTQL, from the coding sequence ATGGAAGACAAAGATCTACAAAAGTTAATAGAAGAAATCTCACTAAAGCATTTCAACAGACCTTTCCTTCACAAAGCCTCTTTCAATCATCGCCTGAAAACAACCGGGGGAAGATACCTCACTTCCACAAGCAACATCGAAATCAACAAAAAGTATTACGATGCACTCGGAATGGACGAGCTAGTAGGCATTATCAAACACGAACTCTGTCACTACCACCTGCACATCCAGGGCAAAGGCTATAAACACCGAGACGCTGATTTTCGTATCTTACTAAAAAAAGTTGGGGCACCAAGATTTTGCACGCCGATCCATACACCAACAACCAAGCCGAAAACTTTTCGTGTATATGAATGTGTAGATTGTCACCTGCAATACAAAAGAGTAAGAAGAGTGAATACAAACAAGTATAGATGTGGAAAATGTAGAGGGAAGTTAAGAGAAGTGGAAAAGCATGTTGACACACAACTATAA
- a CDS encoding PP2C family serine/threonine-protein phosphatase yields the protein MIEQFKHEKANVNAYQNAKNGMYFCGDSYYVNTTDDYFLCVVADGLGSGEYAHDASQAVISAAKDHETEDVSVIMKACNEAMRNKRGAAVSVLKVNYDQREVVYSCVGNIRFYLYPPTEKLIYPLPVKGYLSGKPQTLKTHRFPYSSKMKFFIYSDGLNIPSVKKYIKDIPSATSLLEIAAMFTGNGMDDVTIISGEIH from the coding sequence ATGATCGAACAGTTCAAACATGAAAAAGCGAACGTGAATGCCTACCAGAATGCGAAAAACGGAATGTATTTTTGTGGGGACAGCTACTACGTAAATACCACGGATGACTACTTTTTATGTGTAGTAGCAGATGGTTTAGGTAGCGGAGAGTATGCACACGATGCTTCACAAGCAGTCATTTCCGCTGCCAAAGACCATGAAACTGAGGACGTTTCCGTTATCATGAAAGCTTGTAACGAAGCGATGAGAAATAAGCGTGGTGCAGCGGTTTCTGTGCTGAAAGTCAACTATGACCAGCGAGAAGTTGTGTACAGCTGTGTTGGGAATATTCGATTTTACCTATATCCTCCTACAGAAAAGCTTATCTACCCACTTCCGGTCAAAGGCTACCTATCTGGAAAACCCCAAACACTTAAAACTCATCGTTTTCCCTACAGTTCTAAAATGAAGTTCTTCATCTACTCAGATGGTTTAAATATCCCATCCGTAAAAAAATACATCAAAGACATCCCATCCGCCACGTCATTGCTGGAAATAGCCGCAATGTTCACAGGCAACGGCATGGACGATGTAACCATCATCTCAGGTGAAATCCACTAG